In Paraburkholderia bryophila, a single genomic region encodes these proteins:
- a CDS encoding acyl-CoA dehydrogenase family protein, protein MVLDQDHSMVRDALRTFVREAVTPHAAAWDRERTFPRDVHRQLAELGAYGVLVPEAYGGAGMDALALALILEEIAAGDGGTSTAISVNNCPVCSILLTYGNDAQKRDWLTPLARGEMLGAFCLTEPQAGSDASALLTTATRDGDAYVLNGVKQFITSGKNGNVAIVMAVTDKAAGKRGISAFIVPTDTPGYVVARVEDKLGQHSSDTAQIVFEECRVPVANRIGAEGEGYRIALSGLEGGRIGIAAQSVGMARAAFEAALGYAKERESFGVPLFSHQAVQFRLADMATQLEAARQLIWHAASLKDAGQPCLTEAAMAKLFASEAAERICSAALQIHGGYGYLSDFPVERIYRDVRVCQIYEGTSDIQKILIARGLG, encoded by the coding sequence ATGGTGCTTGATCAGGATCATTCAATGGTCCGCGACGCGCTGCGCACCTTCGTGCGCGAAGCCGTCACCCCGCACGCGGCCGCGTGGGACCGCGAGCGGACCTTTCCGCGCGACGTGCACCGGCAACTCGCCGAACTCGGCGCTTACGGCGTGCTCGTGCCCGAAGCGTACGGCGGCGCCGGCATGGATGCGCTGGCGCTCGCGCTGATCCTCGAAGAAATCGCGGCCGGCGACGGCGGTACGTCGACGGCGATCTCCGTCAACAACTGCCCCGTGTGCAGCATCCTGCTCACCTACGGCAACGACGCGCAGAAACGCGACTGGCTGACGCCGCTCGCGCGCGGCGAGATGCTCGGCGCGTTCTGCCTGACCGAACCGCAAGCGGGCTCCGACGCGTCGGCGCTACTCACCACCGCGACCCGCGACGGCGACGCGTACGTGCTGAACGGCGTCAAACAGTTCATCACGAGCGGCAAGAACGGCAACGTCGCGATCGTCATGGCCGTGACCGACAAGGCGGCGGGCAAGCGCGGCATCAGCGCGTTCATCGTACCGACCGACACCCCGGGCTACGTCGTCGCGCGCGTCGAAGACAAGCTGGGTCAGCATTCGTCGGACACCGCGCAGATCGTTTTCGAAGAGTGCCGCGTGCCGGTCGCGAACCGGATCGGCGCGGAAGGCGAAGGCTATCGAATCGCGCTGTCCGGGCTCGAAGGGGGACGCATCGGTATCGCGGCGCAAAGCGTCGGCATGGCGCGCGCCGCCTTCGAGGCCGCGCTGGGCTATGCCAAAGAACGCGAGAGCTTCGGCGTGCCGCTGTTCTCGCACCAGGCCGTGCAATTCCGTCTCGCCGACATGGCGACGCAACTCGAAGCCGCGCGCCAGTTGATCTGGCACGCAGCGTCGTTGAAGGACGCCGGTCAGCCGTGCCTCACCGAAGCCGCGATGGCCAAGCTGTTCGCCTCCGAAGCGGCGGAGCGCATCTGTTCGGCCGCGTTGCAGATTCACGGCGGCTACGGCTATCTGAGCGATTTCCCAGTGGAACGAATTTACCGCGACGTGCGCGTGTGCCAGATCTACGAAGGCACCAGCGATATCCAGAAGATCCTCATCGCGCGCGGGCTAGGTTGA
- a CDS encoding acetyl-CoA C-acetyltransferase, protein MSETNMNPTQNDPIVIVGVARTPMAAFQGDFASLTAPQLGSIAIEAAVQRAGLKPEQIDEVVMGCVLPAGLGQAPARQAALGAHLPLSTGSTTVNKMCGSGMRAAMFAHDMLAAGSVDVIVAGGMESMTNAPYLLPKARGGMRMGHGQVIDHMFYDGLEDAYEKGRLMGTFAEECAGSYEFTREAQDAFAIESLNRAKRANEDGSFDWEIAPVKLESRKGEVTVDHDEQPFKANLDKIPTLKPAFSKTGTVTAANSSSISDGAAALVMMRESTAKRLGVEPIARVVGHSTFAQEPAKFTTAPVGAIRKLFEKNGWRAEEVDLFEVNEAFAVVTMAAMKEHHLPHEKVNVNGGACALGHPIGASGARILVTLIGALKKRGLKRGVATLCIGGGEATAMGVELV, encoded by the coding sequence ATGAGTGAGACAAACATGAACCCGACGCAGAACGATCCGATCGTCATCGTGGGCGTAGCCCGCACGCCGATGGCGGCTTTCCAGGGCGACTTCGCGTCGCTGACCGCACCGCAACTCGGCTCGATCGCGATCGAAGCCGCGGTGCAACGCGCGGGCCTCAAGCCCGAGCAGATCGACGAAGTGGTGATGGGCTGCGTGCTGCCCGCCGGCCTCGGCCAGGCACCGGCACGGCAGGCCGCGTTGGGCGCCCACCTGCCGTTGAGCACTGGCAGCACGACCGTCAACAAGATGTGCGGCTCTGGCATGCGCGCGGCGATGTTCGCGCACGACATGCTGGCCGCGGGTTCCGTCGATGTGATCGTGGCGGGCGGCATGGAGAGCATGACGAACGCGCCGTATCTGTTGCCCAAGGCGCGCGGCGGCATGCGCATGGGTCACGGCCAGGTGATCGATCACATGTTCTACGACGGCCTCGAAGACGCCTACGAAAAAGGCCGTCTGATGGGCACCTTCGCCGAGGAATGCGCGGGCTCGTACGAGTTCACGCGCGAGGCGCAAGACGCGTTCGCGATCGAGTCGCTCAACCGCGCGAAGCGCGCGAACGAAGACGGTTCGTTCGACTGGGAAATCGCGCCGGTGAAACTGGAAAGCCGCAAAGGCGAAGTAACCGTCGATCACGACGAGCAGCCGTTCAAAGCGAACCTCGACAAGATCCCGACGCTCAAGCCCGCGTTCAGCAAAACCGGCACGGTGACGGCGGCGAATTCGTCGTCGATTTCCGACGGCGCCGCCGCGCTCGTGATGATGCGCGAGTCGACCGCGAAGCGCCTCGGCGTCGAACCGATCGCGCGCGTGGTCGGCCACTCGACCTTCGCGCAGGAGCCGGCGAAGTTCACCACCGCGCCGGTCGGCGCGATTCGCAAGCTGTTCGAGAAGAACGGCTGGCGCGCGGAAGAAGTCGATCTGTTCGAAGTCAACGAAGCGTTCGCCGTGGTGACGATGGCCGCGATGAAGGAACACCATCTGCCGCACGAGAAGGTCAACGTGAACGGCGGCGCGTGCGCGCTGGGGCATCCGATCGGCGCATCGGGCGCGCGGATTCTCGTCACGCTGATCGGCGCGTTGAAGAAGCGCGGCCTGAAGCGTGGTGTCGCGACGCTGTGTATCGGCGGCGGCGAAGCGACCGCGATGGGCGTTGAGCTGGTTTGA
- the can gene encoding carbonate dehydratase translates to MNTKANPPTHPLAHLFDNNDAWVTRKLSEDPEYFSRLAHQQTPEYLWIGCSDSRVPANQIIGLPPGEVFVHRNIANVVVHTDLNCLSVIQFAVDLLKVKHIMVVGHYGCSGVGAALHGRRVGLADNWLHHVQDVRSKHAALLENWPLGEARHRRLVELNTIEQVMNVCRTTIVNDAWARGQELTVHGWVYGVHDGKVRNLGMAISDAATLDATYKDCIAAVAAGGAYKEDNDAARLGDVPAIVEGVIKELKHE, encoded by the coding sequence ATGAACACGAAAGCCAATCCGCCCACTCACCCGCTCGCGCATCTTTTCGACAACAACGACGCGTGGGTCACCCGCAAGCTGTCCGAAGACCCCGAGTATTTCTCGCGTCTCGCGCATCAGCAAACACCTGAATACCTGTGGATCGGCTGCTCCGATTCGCGCGTGCCGGCGAACCAGATCATCGGCCTGCCGCCGGGTGAAGTGTTCGTGCACAGAAACATCGCCAACGTGGTGGTGCATACCGATCTGAACTGTCTGTCGGTGATTCAGTTCGCCGTCGATCTGCTGAAGGTCAAGCACATCATGGTGGTCGGCCACTATGGCTGCTCGGGCGTCGGCGCGGCGCTGCACGGCCGGCGCGTGGGTCTCGCGGACAACTGGCTGCATCACGTGCAGGACGTGCGCAGCAAGCATGCGGCGCTGCTCGAAAACTGGCCGCTCGGCGAAGCGCGGCACCGTCGTCTGGTCGAACTGAACACAATCGAACAGGTGATGAACGTGTGCCGCACCACCATCGTCAACGACGCGTGGGCGCGCGGTCAGGAACTCACCGTGCACGGCTGGGTGTATGGCGTGCACGACGGCAAGGTGCGCAACCTCGGCATGGCGATCAGCGACGCGGCCACGCTCGACGCGACCTACAAGGATTGCATCGCGGCCGTCGCGGCCGGCGGTGCGTACAAGGAAGACAACGACGCGGCCCGGCTCGGCGACGTGCCGGCGATCGTCGAAGGTGTGATCAAGGAGCTTAAACATGAGTGA
- the aceK gene encoding bifunctional isocitrate dehydrogenase kinase/phosphatase, producing MNHFPKLLSSQIGFDVAQTMLEGFDRHYRIFRDAAIHAKTLFEKADWHGLQKLARERITSYDERVEECVELLEDEYDAENIDDEVWQQIKLHYIGLLTTHRQPECAETFFNSVCCKILHRSYFNNDFIFVRPAISTEYIENDEPAAKPTYRAYYPGKDGLAATLERVVTNFQLEPPFEDLKRDVSCVMQTIHDAFGVFDEAPNFQIHVLSSLFYRNKSAYIVGRIINGDLLLPFAVPLRHVKPGVLALDTVLIKRDQLLIIFSFSHSYFLVDMEVPSAYVEFLGTIMPGKPKAEIYTSVGLQKQGKNLFYRDLLHHLSHSSDQFIIAPGIKGLVMLVFTLPSFPYVFKLIKDHFPPPKETTRAQIKEKYQLVKRHDRLGRMADTLEYSSVALPRSRLDEALVRELEKEVPSLIEYDGDNLVIRHMYIERRMVPLNLFLQNGTDQDVEHGIKEYGNAIKELMQANIFPGDMLYKNFGVTRHGRVVFYDYDEIEYLTDCNVRAVPAPRNEEDEMSGEPWYSVGPHDIFPETYGTFLLGDPRVRRSFMQHHADFFGPALWQRHKDHLLKGELPDFFPYEDSVRFSVRYPERFADAASSVPAAPDTSADKPSVRAA from the coding sequence ATGAATCACTTCCCCAAACTGCTGTCGTCGCAAATCGGCTTTGACGTCGCGCAGACCATGCTCGAAGGATTCGACCGGCACTATCGGATCTTTCGCGACGCCGCGATCCACGCCAAGACGCTGTTCGAAAAGGCCGACTGGCATGGCCTGCAAAAGCTCGCACGCGAGCGCATTACCTCGTACGACGAGCGCGTCGAGGAATGCGTCGAACTGCTCGAAGACGAATACGACGCCGAGAATATCGACGACGAAGTCTGGCAGCAGATCAAGCTGCACTACATCGGCCTGCTGACCACGCACCGTCAGCCCGAGTGCGCGGAAACGTTCTTCAATTCCGTGTGCTGCAAGATCCTGCACCGCTCGTACTTCAATAACGACTTCATCTTCGTGCGACCGGCGATTTCGACCGAGTACATCGAGAACGACGAACCGGCCGCGAAGCCGACGTATCGCGCGTATTACCCCGGCAAAGACGGGCTGGCCGCCACGCTCGAGCGCGTCGTCACGAATTTCCAGCTTGAGCCGCCGTTCGAAGACCTGAAACGCGACGTGAGCTGCGTGATGCAGACCATCCACGACGCGTTCGGTGTGTTCGACGAAGCGCCCAACTTCCAGATTCACGTGCTGTCGTCGCTGTTCTACCGGAACAAGTCGGCGTATATCGTCGGACGGATCATCAACGGCGATCTGCTGCTGCCGTTCGCGGTGCCCTTGCGTCATGTGAAGCCCGGCGTGCTCGCACTCGACACCGTGCTCATCAAGCGCGACCAGTTGCTGATCATCTTCAGCTTTTCGCATTCGTACTTTCTGGTCGATATGGAAGTGCCATCTGCGTATGTGGAGTTTCTCGGCACCATCATGCCGGGCAAGCCGAAGGCGGAAATCTATACGTCGGTGGGTCTGCAAAAGCAGGGCAAGAATCTGTTCTATCGCGACCTGCTCCATCACCTGTCGCATTCGAGCGATCAGTTCATCATCGCGCCCGGCATCAAGGGGCTCGTCATGCTGGTGTTCACGCTGCCGTCGTTCCCGTATGTGTTCAAGCTGATCAAAGACCACTTCCCGCCGCCGAAGGAAACCACGCGCGCGCAGATCAAGGAGAAGTATCAGCTCGTCAAACGGCACGACCGTTTGGGCCGCATGGCCGACACGCTCGAATATTCGAGCGTCGCGCTACCGCGTTCGCGGCTCGATGAAGCGCTCGTGCGCGAACTCGAAAAGGAAGTGCCGTCGCTGATCGAATACGACGGCGACAACCTGGTGATTCGCCACATGTATATCGAGCGCCGCATGGTGCCGCTCAACCTCTTCCTGCAGAACGGCACCGACCAGGATGTCGAGCACGGCATCAAGGAATACGGCAATGCGATCAAGGAACTGATGCAGGCCAACATCTTCCCCGGCGACATGTTGTACAAAAACTTCGGCGTGACGCGTCACGGCCGGGTGGTGTTTTACGACTACGACGAAATCGAATATCTGACTGACTGCAACGTGCGCGCGGTGCCGGCGCCACGTAACGAAGAAGACGAAATGTCGGGCGAGCCGTGGTACTCGGTCGGCCCGCACGACATTTTCCCGGAGACGTACGGCACGTTCCTGCTCGGCGACCCACGCGTGCGCCGTTCCTTCATGCAGCATCACGCGGATTTCTTCGGTCCCGCGCTGTGGCAACGGCACAAGGATCATCTACTGAAAGGCGAACTGCCCGACTTTTTCCCGTACGAAGACAGCGTGCGCTTTAGCGTGCGCTATCCGGAACGCTTCGCCGATGCGGCTTCGTCCGTGCCGGCCGCACCGGATACTTCAGCCGACAAACCCAGCGTGCGCGCCGCGTGA
- a CDS encoding MerR family transcriptional regulator, translating to MNTQFTITELAREFDVTPRAIRFYEDQGLLSPSREGSSGLRRVYSARDRTRLKLTLRGKRLGFTLSEIRDLLDVYESPTDTVPQLHAFLATVARHRDVLERQLEDLNATLEDLAQYEAQARVLLENGTRETRHA from the coding sequence ATGAACACGCAATTCACGATCACCGAGCTCGCACGGGAATTCGACGTCACGCCGCGCGCGATCCGTTTCTACGAAGACCAGGGTTTACTCTCGCCGAGCCGTGAAGGATCGAGCGGTCTGCGGCGCGTCTACTCGGCCCGCGACCGCACGCGCCTGAAGCTCACGCTGCGCGGCAAACGGCTCGGCTTTACGTTGTCGGAGATTCGCGATCTGCTCGACGTGTACGAATCGCCGACCGACACCGTGCCGCAATTGCACGCGTTCCTCGCCACGGTGGCGCGGCATCGCGATGTGCTCGAACGTCAACTGGAAGATCTGAACGCAACGCTCGAAGACCTCGCGCAGTACGAAGCTCAGGCGCGCGTGCTGCTGGAGAACGGCACACGCGAAACCAGGCACGCATGA
- a CDS encoding YchJ family protein — MNKSLLPTQRPVDCPCGGAAPDQRSGAKAPRFAQCCGRYIDAGEAAPRALELMRSRYSAYVVGATDYLRATWAPQTCPADLDTDPAAPDAPRWLGLQIKAFAETDDGHATVEFIARYKVGGRAHRLHELSRFSRGEDGRWRYVDGDVSE, encoded by the coding sequence ATGAATAAATCATTGTTGCCGACGCAACGACCGGTCGACTGCCCGTGCGGCGGCGCCGCTCCCGATCAACGCAGCGGGGCCAAGGCGCCTCGCTTTGCCCAATGCTGCGGCCGGTATATCGACGCTGGTGAAGCAGCGCCACGCGCGCTTGAACTGATGCGCTCGCGCTATAGCGCGTATGTTGTGGGCGCAACGGATTATCTGCGCGCCACCTGGGCGCCGCAGACCTGCCCCGCCGACCTCGACACGGACCCGGCCGCGCCCGATGCACCGCGCTGGCTCGGACTGCAGATCAAGGCTTTCGCCGAGACTGACGACGGTCATGCCACCGTTGAATTCATCGCACGATACAAGGTGGGCGGACGCGCACATCGGCTGCACGAACTGAGCCGCTTTAGCCGCGGCGAGGATGGCCGTTGGCGTTATGTCGACGGCGACGTCAGCGAATAG
- a CDS encoding dienelactone hydrolase family protein → MVFSKILTKCAVMCATATCAVALAHADPLADTQAGPLTRAHVPRIALDDDVYLPTAGLNEQIIRVPVDAAGSVTLETTIYKPDGAGPFPMIVFNHGKIPGDPRTQERSDPLPFAREFVRRGYVVVAPNRQGFGHSDGVYQQDGCDVEHNGVGQAGDVAATINFMSKQPYVDASHIVVAGTSHGGLATMAYGPEAAPGVRALINFSGGLRQDACKDWQGNLTRAFGTYGEKTRVPSLWMYGDNDSVWNAPLVAGMYAAYGAHGASAKMVDFGNYKNDAHRLVGDRDGVHVWWPAVEAFLAQVGMPTGVQYRVEDPSAPKASGFAAVDAVDSVPYVDEAGRNGYRNFLHQYPSRAFAVSDSGAWSWAEGGDDPNSVAVANCQKQSVAPCRLYAVDNSVVWGDRSSQTASGGDGSGAGSGADARRAIASRE, encoded by the coding sequence ATGGTGTTCAGCAAGATTCTGACGAAGTGTGCGGTGATGTGTGCAACGGCCACGTGCGCGGTTGCACTCGCGCATGCCGACCCGCTCGCCGACACCCAGGCTGGGCCCTTGACCCGCGCGCACGTGCCGCGCATTGCCCTCGACGACGATGTCTATTTGCCCACCGCGGGCCTGAACGAACAGATCATTCGCGTACCGGTCGACGCTGCCGGCTCGGTCACGCTCGAAACGACGATTTACAAACCGGACGGCGCAGGCCCGTTCCCGATGATCGTTTTCAACCACGGCAAAATTCCCGGCGATCCGCGTACGCAGGAACGCAGCGACCCGCTGCCTTTCGCACGCGAATTCGTGCGCCGCGGCTACGTGGTGGTCGCGCCGAACCGTCAGGGCTTTGGCCATTCGGATGGCGTTTATCAGCAGGACGGTTGCGATGTCGAGCACAACGGCGTCGGCCAGGCTGGGGACGTAGCCGCGACGATCAATTTCATGTCGAAGCAGCCGTATGTGGACGCGTCGCATATCGTGGTGGCCGGCACGTCGCATGGCGGCTTGGCGACGATGGCGTACGGCCCTGAGGCTGCGCCGGGTGTGCGGGCGTTGATCAATTTCTCGGGTGGTTTGCGGCAGGATGCGTGCAAGGACTGGCAGGGCAATCTGACGCGCGCGTTCGGCACGTACGGTGAGAAGACCCGCGTGCCATCGCTGTGGATGTACGGCGATAACGATTCGGTGTGGAATGCGCCGCTGGTGGCGGGCATGTATGCCGCGTATGGCGCGCATGGCGCGAGCGCGAAGATGGTGGATTTCGGCAACTACAAGAACGACGCGCATCGGCTGGTTGGCGATCGTGACGGCGTGCATGTGTGGTGGCCGGCGGTCGAGGCGTTCCTTGCGCAGGTTGGGATGCCGACGGGCGTGCAGTATCGGGTCGAGGATCCTTCTGCGCCTAAGGCGAGTGGGTTTGCTGCGGTTGATGCGGTCGATTCCGTGCCTTATGTCGATGAAGCTGGACGGAATGGGTATCGGAATTTCTTGCATCAGTATCCGAGTCGGGCTTTTGCTGTTTCGGATTCTGGGGCGTGGTCGTGGGCTGAAGGTGGGGATGATCCTAATTCGGTTGCTGTGGCTAATTGTCAGAAGCAGAGCGTCGCGCCTTGTCGGTTGTATGCGGTGGATAACTCCGTTGTTTGGGGGGATCGGTCTTCGCAGACGGCTAGTGGTGGTGATGGTTCTGGGGCGGGTTCTGGCGCTGACGCGCGGCGGGCTATTGCTAGTCGGGAATGA
- a CDS encoding IS3 family transposase (programmed frameshift) codes for MQRYSAETREWVVQQMMPPFNRAVIELAGATGITTVTLRAWRQSARQAGEFMPGNGKTSDQWSSADKFRVVLETASLSEVETSEYCRRKGIYPEQIRQWREACEQANPPEVKLTLAQRLEVKAQQKRIRELERQLKRADAARAEAAALLNLRKKAGRDLGQGRGRLISRPDRDEAMQLIDEAVQQGARRALACEQLGISVRSVQRWRETRQDGRTLAIREAPPNRLTEAEREAVLEVANRPGYASLTPHQIVPKLADEGVYIASESTFYRILKAAGQGQRRGRAQAPQRRTLTTHCATGPNQVWCWDITWMPSTVRGRYFYWYMMKDIYSRKLVMNEVWEQESAEHAGVLLAKGCLREGIAGRPLVLHSDNGSAMKGATMRAAMIDLGVQPSFSRPRVSNDNAFAESLFRTAKYCPMWPEQPFDTLDAARVWVQRFVQWYNEEHRHSGLKYVSPAQRHRGEANELLVRRRALYQTSRQRNPARWSGAIRNWHLADSVYLNPERTQASADMYKHAA; via the exons ATGCAACGCTATTCAGCAGAGACGCGGGAATGGGTAGTCCAACAGATGATGCCGCCGTTCAATCGTGCGGTCATCGAGCTGGCGGGAGCGACGGGCATCACGACGGTGACGCTACGCGCCTGGCGGCAGAGCGCAAGACAGGCTGGGGAATTCATGCCGGGTAATGGCAAGACAAGCGATCAATGGTCGAGCGCCGACAAGTTCAGGGTGGTGCTGGAGACGGCGTCGCTGAGCGAGGTGGAGACTTCAGAGTACTGCCGCAGGAAGGGCATCTATCCGGAGCAGATCCGGCAGTGGCGCGAGGCGTGCGAGCAGGCCAACCCGCCGGAGGTAAAACTCACGCTGGCCCAGCGCCTGGAAGTGAAGGCCCAGCAGAAACGCATCCGTGAACTGGAGCGTCAACTCAAGCGCGCCGATGCGGCACGTGCGGAGGCGGCGGCGTTGCTGAACCTGCGAAAAAAAGCCG GACGCGATCTGGGGCAAGGAAGAGGAAGACTGATCAGCCGCCCGGATCGCGATGAAGCCATGCAGTTGATCGACGAAGCGGTGCAGCAGGGGGCGCGCCGTGCCCTTGCGTGTGAGCAGTTGGGGATCAGCGTGCGCAGCGTGCAGCGCTGGCGCGAAACGCGGCAGGATGGCCGGACGCTGGCCATCCGGGAGGCGCCGCCGAACCGGCTGACTGAGGCCGAGCGTGAGGCCGTGCTGGAGGTGGCCAACCGCCCGGGTTATGCGAGTCTGACGCCCCACCAGATCGTGCCGAAACTGGCTGATGAGGGCGTGTATATCGCGTCCGAATCGACGTTCTACCGGATCCTGAAAGCAGCCGGTCAGGGGCAGCGTCGCGGTCGCGCGCAGGCCCCACAACGACGCACGCTCACGACGCATTGCGCCACCGGCCCGAACCAGGTGTGGTGCTGGGATATCACGTGGATGCCCAGCACGGTGCGGGGGCGCTACTTCTACTGGTACATGATGAAGGACATCTACAGCCGCAAGCTGGTGATGAACGAGGTGTGGGAGCAGGAGTCGGCCGAGCACGCGGGCGTGCTGCTGGCCAAGGGGTGTCTGCGCGAAGGCATTGCCGGTCGTCCGCTGGTGCTGCACTCGGATAACGGCAGTGCGATGAAGGGCGCCACGATGCGCGCGGCCATGATTGATCTGGGCGTGCAGCCTTCATTCAGCCGGCCGCGCGTGAGCAACGACAACGCGTTTGCCGAGTCGCTGTTCCGCACGGCGAAGTATTGTCCGATGTGGCCCGAGCAGCCGTTTGATACGCTCGACGCTGCCCGTGTCTGGGTTCAGCGCTTTGTGCAGTGGTACAACGAGGAGCACCGTCACAGTGGCCTGAAATATGTCAGTCCGGCGCAACGGCATCGCGGCGAAGCGAACGAGCTGCTGGTCCGACGGCGTGCACTCTACCAAACCTCGCGCCAGCGCAATCCCGCACGCTGGTCAGGCGCTATCCGCAACTGGCACCTCGCGGATTCGGTCTATCTGAACCCTGAGCGAACCCAGGCTTCGGCCGACATGTATAAGCACGCAGCGTAA
- a CDS encoding SDR family oxidoreductase, which yields MKSVLIVGASRGIGQEFVRQYKKSGWRVLATARDGAALDALNALGAETFSLDITSEEDIAELGSQLDGERLDAAIVVSGVYGPNTEGIEAFSAQDFDHVMHTNVRGPMQLMPLLLPLVEEAGGVFAVISSKMGSIGDASGTAGWLYRASKAALNDALKLASLEARRATCVSLHPGWVRTDMGGAQAAIDPARSVTGMREVLAQAAALHEDFNGRFYQYDGTPLDW from the coding sequence ATGAAGTCAGTGTTGATTGTCGGTGCGTCGCGCGGCATCGGCCAGGAGTTTGTCCGGCAGTACAAAAAGAGCGGCTGGCGCGTGCTCGCCACCGCGCGCGACGGCGCCGCGCTCGACGCATTGAACGCGCTCGGTGCCGAGACTTTTTCGCTCGACATCACCTCGGAAGAAGACATTGCCGAGCTTGGCTCACAACTCGATGGAGAACGACTCGATGCGGCGATCGTAGTGTCGGGCGTGTACGGCCCGAACACCGAAGGCATCGAAGCGTTCTCCGCCCAAGACTTCGACCATGTGATGCATACCAACGTGCGCGGTCCGATGCAATTGATGCCGCTCCTGCTGCCGCTCGTCGAAGAGGCCGGCGGCGTGTTCGCGGTGATCTCCAGCAAGATGGGCAGCATCGGCGACGCGAGCGGTACGGCCGGCTGGCTGTATCGCGCGAGCAAGGCGGCCTTGAACGACGCGCTGAAACTCGCGTCGCTCGAAGCGCGCCGCGCGACCTGCGTCTCGTTGCATCCGGGCTGGGTGCGCACCGACATGGGCGGCGCTCAGGCCGCGATCGACCCGGCGCGCAGCGTCACCGGCATGCGCGAAGTGCTCGCGCAGGCCGCGGCCCTGCACGAAGACTTCAACGGCCGTTTCTATCAATACGACGGCACGCCGCTCGACTGGTGA